A genome region from Nicotiana tabacum cultivar K326 chromosome 13, ASM71507v2, whole genome shotgun sequence includes the following:
- the LOC107772065 gene encoding uncharacterized protein LOC107772065 gives MEEGKANDTTKASVSATSVGFGLMDSAHPYYLHPSDYPGMNLISSSFDGRGYGGWRRVVVIALYAKNKLGFIDGTLVMPDVESGLQRAWSRCNDLVLSWLLNSFPKKMQKVSYSESAKDMWNDLEDRFGLASGANFSNYKKN, from the coding sequence CTTCTGTTTCAGCTACTTCTGTTGGTTTTGGTCTTATGGACTCAGCTCATCCCTACTACCTCCATCCCTCAGATTATCCAGGAATGAACCTGATTTCCTCATCGTTTGATGGAAGAGGTTATGGTGGGTGGAGAAGGGTTGTTGTCATAGCTCTATATGCAAAGAACAAGTTAGGGTTCATTGATGGAACCCTAGTTATGCCAGATGTAGAATCTGGGCTTCAGAGAGCTTGGTCCAGATGCAATGACTTGGTCCTCTCTTGGCTCCTCAACTcctttccaaagaaaatgcaaAAAGTGTCTTACTCAGAGAGTGCTAAAGATAtgtggaatgacttggaagatagGTTTGGTCTGGCAAGTGGAGCAAACTTTTCTAACTACAAAAAGAATTAA